The following coding sequences lie in one Glycine max cultivar Williams 82 chromosome 19, Glycine_max_v4.0, whole genome shotgun sequence genomic window:
- the LOC100803083 gene encoding protein RGF1 INDUCIBLE TRANSCRIPTION FACTOR 1 isoform X3: protein MLQEDTAVLVPPWLEQLLHTPFFNVCRIHAEAARSECNMFCLHCNGEAFCFYCSSSRHKDHQVIQIRRSSYHDVVRVSEIQKVLDISGVQTYVINSARVLFLNVRPQPKSGKGVAHICEICGRSLLDPFRFCSLGCKLEGIRKNGDASFALDGRNEELTMDTSRGSVSSRQQEEELREGSTQDMYPATPSPSASNSRRRKGIPHRAPFGS from the exons ATg CTGCAGGAGGACACAGCTGTTCTGGTACCTCCTTGGCTTGAACAACTTCTTCACACACCTTTCTTCAACGTGTGTCGGATTCACGCAGAGGCCGCTAGAAGCGAGTGTAATATGTTTTGCCTACATTGCAATGGCGAAGCCTTTTGCTTTTATTGCAGTTCTTCAAGACACAAAGATCATCAAGTCATTCAG aTAAGGCGATCTTCTTATCACGATGTAGTGAGGGTTTCAGAAATCCAGAAAGTGTTGGACATAAGTGGAGTGCAGACATATGTAATCAACAGTGCTCGAGTTTTGTTCCTGAATGTGAGGCCTCAGCCAAAATCTGGAAAAGGAGTAGCTCACATTTGTGAGATTTGCGGAAGGAGCCTCTTGGACCCATTTCGGTTTTGTTCTTTGGGATGTAAG CTTGAAGGAATAAGGAAAAATGGGGATGCAAGCTTTGCTTTGGATGGTAGGAATGAAGAATTAACAATGGATACTTCAAGAGGATCAGTCTCATCAAGACAGCAAGAAGAAGAATTGCGTGAAGGTTCAACACAAGACATGTATCCAGCCACGCCTTCTCCATCTGCTTCAAATTCAAGGAGAAGAAAAGGCATACCTCATAGGGCACCTTTTGGCTCCTAA
- the LOC100803083 gene encoding protein RGF1 INDUCIBLE TRANSCRIPTION FACTOR 1 isoform X2 → MFYRMSIFPTMGFKLQEDTAVLVPPWLEQLLHTPFFNVCRIHAEAARSECNMFCLHCNGEAFCFYCSSSRHKDHQVIQIRRSSYHDVVRVSEIQKVLDISGVQTYVINSARVLFLNVRPQPKSGKGVAHICEICGRSLLDPFRFCSLGCKLEGIRKNGDASFALDGRNEELTMDTSRGSVSSRQQEEELREGSTQDMYPATPSPSASNSRRRKGIPHRAPFGS, encoded by the exons ATGTTTTATAGAATGTCCATTTTTCCAACAATGGGATTTAAGCTGCAGGAGGACACAGCTGTTCTGGTACCTCCTTGGCTTGAACAACTTCTTCACACACCTTTCTTCAACGTGTGTCGGATTCACGCAGAGGCCGCTAGAAGCGAGTGTAATATGTTTTGCCTACATTGCAATGGCGAAGCCTTTTGCTTTTATTGCAGTTCTTCAAGACACAAAGATCATCAAGTCATTCAG aTAAGGCGATCTTCTTATCACGATGTAGTGAGGGTTTCAGAAATCCAGAAAGTGTTGGACATAAGTGGAGTGCAGACATATGTAATCAACAGTGCTCGAGTTTTGTTCCTGAATGTGAGGCCTCAGCCAAAATCTGGAAAAGGAGTAGCTCACATTTGTGAGATTTGCGGAAGGAGCCTCTTGGACCCATTTCGGTTTTGTTCTTTGGGATGTAAG CTTGAAGGAATAAGGAAAAATGGGGATGCAAGCTTTGCTTTGGATGGTAGGAATGAAGAATTAACAATGGATACTTCAAGAGGATCAGTCTCATCAAGACAGCAAGAAGAAGAATTGCGTGAAGGTTCAACACAAGACATGTATCCAGCCACGCCTTCTCCATCTGCTTCAAATTCAAGGAGAAGAAAAGGCATACCTCATAGGGCACCTTTTGGCTCCTAA
- the LOC100803083 gene encoding protein RGF1 INDUCIBLE TRANSCRIPTION FACTOR 1 isoform X4, with amino-acid sequence MEDTAVLVPPWLEQLLHTPFFNVCRIHAEAARSECNMFCLHCNGEAFCFYCSSSRHKDHQVIQIRRSSYHDVVRVSEIQKVLDISGVQTYVINSARVLFLNVRPQPKSGKGVAHICEICGRSLLDPFRFCSLGCKLEGIRKNGDASFALDGRNEELTMDTSRGSVSSRQQEEELREGSTQDMYPATPSPSASNSRRRKGIPHRAPFGS; translated from the exons ATg GAGGACACAGCTGTTCTGGTACCTCCTTGGCTTGAACAACTTCTTCACACACCTTTCTTCAACGTGTGTCGGATTCACGCAGAGGCCGCTAGAAGCGAGTGTAATATGTTTTGCCTACATTGCAATGGCGAAGCCTTTTGCTTTTATTGCAGTTCTTCAAGACACAAAGATCATCAAGTCATTCAG aTAAGGCGATCTTCTTATCACGATGTAGTGAGGGTTTCAGAAATCCAGAAAGTGTTGGACATAAGTGGAGTGCAGACATATGTAATCAACAGTGCTCGAGTTTTGTTCCTGAATGTGAGGCCTCAGCCAAAATCTGGAAAAGGAGTAGCTCACATTTGTGAGATTTGCGGAAGGAGCCTCTTGGACCCATTTCGGTTTTGTTCTTTGGGATGTAAG CTTGAAGGAATAAGGAAAAATGGGGATGCAAGCTTTGCTTTGGATGGTAGGAATGAAGAATTAACAATGGATACTTCAAGAGGATCAGTCTCATCAAGACAGCAAGAAGAAGAATTGCGTGAAGGTTCAACACAAGACATGTATCCAGCCACGCCTTCTCCATCTGCTTCAAATTCAAGGAGAAGAAAAGGCATACCTCATAGGGCACCTTTTGGCTCCTAA
- the LOC100803083 gene encoding protein RGF1 INDUCIBLE TRANSCRIPTION FACTOR 1 isoform X1, protein MSIFPTMGFKLQEDTAVLVPPWLEQLLHTPFFNVCRIHAEAARSECNMFCLHCNGEAFCFYCSSSRHKDHQVIQIRRSSYHDVVRVSEIQKVLDISGVQTYVINSARVLFLNVRPQPKSGKGVAHICEICGRSLLDPFRFCSLGCKLEGIRKNGDASFALDGRNEELTMDTSRGSVSSRQQEEELREGSTQDMYPATPSPSASNSRRRKGIPHRAPFGS, encoded by the exons ATGTCCATTTTTCCAACAATGGGATTTAAGCTGCAGGAGGACACAGCTGTTCTGGTACCTCCTTGGCTTGAACAACTTCTTCACACACCTTTCTTCAACGTGTGTCGGATTCACGCAGAGGCCGCTAGAAGCGAGTGTAATATGTTTTGCCTACATTGCAATGGCGAAGCCTTTTGCTTTTATTGCAGTTCTTCAAGACACAAAGATCATCAAGTCATTCAG aTAAGGCGATCTTCTTATCACGATGTAGTGAGGGTTTCAGAAATCCAGAAAGTGTTGGACATAAGTGGAGTGCAGACATATGTAATCAACAGTGCTCGAGTTTTGTTCCTGAATGTGAGGCCTCAGCCAAAATCTGGAAAAGGAGTAGCTCACATTTGTGAGATTTGCGGAAGGAGCCTCTTGGACCCATTTCGGTTTTGTTCTTTGGGATGTAAG CTTGAAGGAATAAGGAAAAATGGGGATGCAAGCTTTGCTTTGGATGGTAGGAATGAAGAATTAACAATGGATACTTCAAGAGGATCAGTCTCATCAAGACAGCAAGAAGAAGAATTGCGTGAAGGTTCAACACAAGACATGTATCCAGCCACGCCTTCTCCATCTGCTTCAAATTCAAGGAGAAGAAAAGGCATACCTCATAGGGCACCTTTTGGCTCCTAA